Part of the Sodalinema gerasimenkoae IPPAS B-353 genome is shown below.
TGGACGAAGCCTTTGAGACGATCACCCTCATGCAAACCGGGAAATATGGTCCCGCGCCCCTGGTTCTCATCGATCGCCCCGGCGGGGACTATTGGTATGGTTGGCAAAACTATCTCAAAACCTGCTTACTGGAGAACGGAACCATCAGCGAAGAAGATTTAAGTCTGTACAGTATCACCGACAATGTCGAGACGGCCTGTCAGATGATACGAGATTTTTATCGAACCTACCATTCCAGCCGCTATGTGGGCGATCGCCTAATCATCCGTCTCAAGTCTCCCCTATCGGACGAAGCCCTGCAATGTCTCAATGACGATTATCAGGATATCCTGACCCGAGGCAAGATTGAGCGGACGGCTCCCTTACCCGAAGAACTACGGCAGGAGGGGCACATCCTACCTCGTCTGGCTCTGTACTTCAACCAAAAGAACTTCGGCCGCCTCTATCAGATGATTCGCTTCCTCAATAGTTTGGATCAGCAAACAGAGGAACGGGAGCATCCTGAGAGTAAATAGGGGAACAGGGAACAGGGAACAGGCAATAGGCAATAGAAAAACCGCCTTCTTCCCCTACTGCCTATTGCCTGCTGCCTACTGCCTATTGCCTTTCTTCCCCTACCCCTCAAAAATCCCAGTCAATCGCTCCCGCTCCAACCCTTGGCCAATAAAGACTAAGCGAGTTTGGCGGGATTCGTCAGGCTTCCAGGGGCGATCGAAAAAGGACTCGAACCGTTGTCCGACTCCTTGTAACACCATCCGCATCGGCTTATTGGCTACATTCACAAAGCCTTTAATGCGGTAAATCTCCTCCCGTTCCACCAAATTCTGAAGTCGCTGGATGAGCGTCTTGGGGTTCAGGGGCTGATCAAAGGTCAGACAAATCGAGTTAATCTCATCATCATGATCATGGTCATGCTCCCCATCATGATGACTGGGGCGATTCTCTAAATCCTCTTCGACAGAGGCATTAAAGCCCAACAAGACACTTGACTCAATCTCCCCTTGATGACAGGGAACTAACTTCACCCCTGGGCGAACCTGAGACTCTAGCCAGGTTCGGATCTGATAATAGCGATCATCTGCCACGCGATCGCACTTCGTCAGCAATACCATATCCGCACAATTGAGTTGATCCTCAAACAACTCCTCAAGCGGCGTCTCATGTTCCAAACTGTCATCCGCTTGCCGTTGCGCCTCCAACGCGGGTAAATCGCTCACCAGACGATCCTCGGCGATGGCTTCACAATCGACCACCGTTACCACCCCATCGACGGTGGCCCCAGTGCGAATTTCTTGCCAACGGAAGGCTTGAACCAGAGGTTTCGGTAGGGCCAGTCCCGAGGTTTCAATGACGATATTATCAAGGCGATCGCGACGTAACAGGAGTTCCTGCATCGTCGGTAAAAATTCTTCCTGAACCGTACAACAGAGACAGCCGTTGGCTAACTCTAAAATATTGGAGCCGCTATCCTCGTCCTCATCACAAACCTGACAAGAGCGTAACAGGTCTCCATCGATGCCCACCTCGCCAAACTCATTGACCAAAACGGCAATGCGGCGGCCCTGGTTATGTTGCAAGAGATGACGAATTAGGGTTGTTTTTCCGGCCCCCAAAAATCCAGTAATGACGGTGACGGGTAGTTTCGCTGGCATAAAATTTTAGTGAGTCGCTGTTGTTAGATGGGCATGAGTTCACTATAGCGGCTTTGGGGTCAGCGGCTCAAACCTTGACGCTCAGGGAGATTTGTTAGAATTGGGTTGAGGAACAACCCCCTAAACCCATGACCTATGCCACTGATTTACCCAACCCCCCCCCGACGCCCTCCTCCACTTCCAACGTTTGGAGCCGTCGTCTATTTCGGACATCCCTTGCCATAGCGGCAGCTCTTGTCGGCTGGACTCCCCTAAATTTCGGGCCAATGACTCCCCCCTCATCGGAGGCGATCGCCGCCCCTATC
Proteins encoded:
- the cobW gene encoding cobalamin biosynthesis protein CobW yields the protein MPAKLPVTVITGFLGAGKTTLIRHLLQHNQGRRIAVLVNEFGEVGIDGDLLRSCQVCDEDEDSGSNILELANGCLCCTVQEEFLPTMQELLLRRDRLDNIVIETSGLALPKPLVQAFRWQEIRTGATVDGVVTVVDCEAIAEDRLVSDLPALEAQRQADDSLEHETPLEELFEDQLNCADMVLLTKCDRVADDRYYQIRTWLESQVRPGVKLVPCHQGEIESSVLLGFNASVEEDLENRPSHHDGEHDHDHDDEINSICLTFDQPLNPKTLIQRLQNLVEREEIYRIKGFVNVANKPMRMVLQGVGQRFESFFDRPWKPDESRQTRLVFIGQGLERERLTGIFEG